In Ovis aries strain OAR_USU_Benz2616 breed Rambouillet chromosome 14, ARS-UI_Ramb_v3.0, whole genome shotgun sequence, a single genomic region encodes these proteins:
- the LOC101123451 gene encoding putative killer cell immunoglobulin-like receptor like protein KIR3DP1 has protein sequence MCPTLLSLLSLGFCLSLRTWAAVGEYDKPSLSAWPSTMVSLGQTVTLQCHFDSPFKRFRLFKTDGTSLTELHGKHFNTLTLGPVTREHAGSYICSGFSRSLPVFYTRSDPLQIVVTGVFTKPSISAHPSPLMRVGENVTLRCQSLLWFDKFILHQENSTGNFQRHGQTLTGGLATADFSIGPMTLVSAGTYRCYGSLSHSPYVWSAPSDPVDIIITGLSKKPFLSAQGSPVVRSGENVTLVCSSESAFDQFHLLRDGENLGCPVAGGWSPHGALEAEFPLGPVTPDHSGVYRCYGSFTHSPYSWSESSDPLFLSVTESTTSTCSSPMDPHTTESKQEVSYLSKFLRRQRVPV, from the exons ATGTGCCCCACACTCCTCAGCCTCCTGAGTCTCG GATTCTGTTTGAGTCTGAGGACCTGGGCAGCCGTGG GTGAATATGACAAGCCCTCTTTGTCAGCCTGGCCAAGCACCATGGTTTCCTTAGGACAGACTGTGACTCTTCAGTGTCACTTTGATTCTCCATTTAAGAGATTCAGACTCTTCAAAACAGATGGTACCAGTCTGACTGAGCTCCATGGAAAACATTTCAACACCTTGACCCTTGGCCCGGTGACCAGAGAACATGCCGGGTCCTACATATGTTCTGGATTCTCCAGGTCTCTCCCTGTGTTTTACACACGCAGTGACCCCCTGCAGATTGTGGTCACAG GTGTCTTCACAAAACCCTCCATCTCAGCCCACCCCAGTCCCCTCATGCGTGTGGGAGAGAATGTGACCCTCCGCTGTCAGTCACTGCTGTGGTTTGACAAGTTTATCCTGCACCAAGAAAATAGCACAGGGAATTTCCAGAGACATGGACAAACGCTCACTGGTGGGCTTGCCACAGCTGACTTCTCCATTGGCCCCATGACTTTGGTGAGTGCAGGCACCTACAGATGCTATGGCTCTCTCAGCCACTCCCCCTATGTGTGGTCAGCTcccagcgaccccgtggacatcATCATCACAG GTCTGTCCAAGAAACCCTTTCTTTCAGCCCAGGGGAGCCCCGTGGTGAGGTCAGGAGAGAACGTGACATTGGTCTGCAGCTCCGAGAGCGCCTTTGACCAGTTCCATCTGCTCAGGGATGGGGAGAACCTTGGGTGCCCAGTTGCTGGTGGATGGAGCCCCCACGGAGCCCTCGAGGCAGAGTTCCCTCTGGGTCCTGTGACCCCTGACCACAGCGGAGTCTACAGGTGCTACGGCTCCTTCACTCACTCTCCCTACTCGTGGTCAGAATCCAGCGACCCACTGTTCCTGTCTGTCACAG AATCCACTACAAGTACATGCTCATCACCCATGGATCCACACACCACAGAAAGTAAGCAAGAAGTCTCCTATCTCAGCAAATTTCTGAGAAGACAGAGGGTTCCTGTGTGA